From a single Bacillus pseudomycoides DSM 12442 genomic region:
- the pflB gene encoding formate C-acetyltransferase, whose protein sequence is MTQVLENVKNAWTNFKGEKWKAEIDVRDFILNNVNIYEGDEAFLAGATEATKQLWDQVMELTTQERENGGVLDMDTSIVSSITSHGPGYLNKDIEKVVGFQTDKPFKRSLQPYGGIRMAEQACEAYGYEMDKELSRIFRDWRKTHNQGVFDAYTPEMRLARKSGVITGLPDAYGRGRIIGDYRRVALYGVDRLIEAKKEDLNLTGGVMSEDTMRLREELSEQMRALQELKQMAASHGFDISKPATNAQEAFQWLYFAYLAAIKEQNGAAMSLGRTSTFLDIFIERDIENGTLTEEAAQEIVDHFIMKLRLVKFARTPDYNELFSGDPTWVTESIGGIALDGRPLVTKNSFRFLHTLDNLGPAPEPNLTVLWSKQLPQNFKNYCAKMSIKTSAIQYENDDIMRPEYGDDYGIACCVSAMRIGKQMQFFGARANLAKTLLYAINGGKDEKSKEQIGPEFAPITSEVLNYEEVMRKFDMTMEWLAGLYLNTLNVIHYMHDKYSYERIEMALHDTNVLRTMATGIAGLSVVADSLSAIKYAKVKPIRDENGIAVDFEIEGDFPKYGNNDDRVDEIAVNLVKTFMNKLRKHKTYRNSVHTMSILTITSNVVYGKKTGNTPDGRRTGEPFAPGANPMHGRDTKGALASLLSVAKLPYEDAQDGISNTFSIIPKALGKEDDVQVKNLVSMLDGYAVKEGHHLNINVFNRETLMDAMEHPEKYPQLTIRVSGYAVNFIKLTREQQIDVINRTMHESM, encoded by the coding sequence ATGACTCAAGTATTAGAAAATGTAAAAAATGCATGGACAAACTTTAAAGGTGAAAAGTGGAAAGCAGAGATTGATGTCCGCGACTTCATTTTAAATAATGTAAACATTTATGAAGGTGACGAAGCCTTCTTAGCGGGAGCAACAGAAGCAACGAAACAACTTTGGGATCAAGTAATGGAGTTAACAACACAAGAACGTGAAAATGGTGGCGTTCTTGATATGGATACAAGCATTGTTTCTTCTATTACATCTCACGGTCCTGGATATTTAAATAAAGATATTGAAAAAGTAGTTGGTTTCCAAACTGACAAGCCATTTAAGCGTTCATTACAACCTTATGGTGGTATTCGTATGGCAGAACAAGCTTGTGAAGCTTATGGATACGAAATGGATAAAGAACTTAGTCGTATTTTCAGAGATTGGCGCAAAACGCATAACCAAGGTGTATTTGATGCTTATACTCCAGAAATGAGATTAGCTCGTAAATCAGGTGTTATTACAGGTCTTCCAGATGCATATGGTCGAGGACGTATTATTGGTGACTATCGCCGCGTGGCATTATACGGTGTTGATCGTTTAATCGAAGCGAAAAAAGAAGACTTAAATTTAACCGGCGGTGTAATGAGCGAAGATACAATGCGTTTACGTGAAGAGTTATCCGAGCAAATGCGTGCACTTCAAGAGTTAAAACAAATGGCTGCTTCTCATGGTTTTGATATTTCTAAACCAGCAACAAATGCACAAGAAGCATTCCAATGGTTATACTTCGCTTACCTTGCAGCGATTAAAGAACAAAACGGGGCAGCAATGAGCCTTGGACGTACTTCTACATTCTTAGATATCTTCATCGAAAGAGATATTGAAAATGGTACATTAACTGAAGAAGCGGCACAAGAAATTGTCGATCATTTCATTATGAAATTACGTCTTGTGAAATTTGCGAGAACACCTGATTATAATGAATTATTCTCTGGTGACCCAACTTGGGTAACAGAATCTATCGGTGGTATTGCACTTGATGGTCGTCCATTAGTAACGAAAAACTCATTCCGTTTCTTGCACACATTAGATAACTTAGGACCAGCTCCAGAGCCAAACTTAACAGTTCTTTGGTCTAAACAATTACCACAGAACTTTAAAAACTACTGTGCGAAAATGTCTATTAAAACATCTGCAATTCAATATGAAAATGATGACATTATGCGCCCAGAGTATGGCGATGATTACGGTATTGCTTGTTGTGTGTCTGCAATGAGAATAGGTAAGCAAATGCAGTTCTTCGGAGCTCGTGCAAACTTAGCTAAGACACTATTATATGCAATTAATGGCGGTAAAGATGAAAAATCAAAAGAACAAATTGGACCTGAATTTGCACCTATCACTTCTGAAGTATTAAATTACGAAGAAGTTATGCGCAAATTCGATATGACAATGGAATGGTTAGCTGGTTTATATTTAAACACATTAAATGTTATCCATTATATGCACGATAAATATAGCTATGAACGTATTGAAATGGCACTTCATGATACAAATGTTCTTCGTACAATGGCAACGGGTATCGCTGGCTTATCTGTAGTAGCTGATTCTTTAAGTGCAATTAAATATGCGAAAGTAAAACCAATTCGTGATGAAAATGGCATTGCAGTTGACTTTGAAATTGAAGGTGATTTCCCTAAATACGGTAACAACGATGACCGTGTAGATGAAATTGCAGTAAACCTTGTGAAAACATTTATGAACAAGCTTCGTAAACATAAAACATACCGTAACTCTGTTCATACAATGTCAATCTTAACTATTACATCTAACGTTGTATATGGTAAGAAAACTGGTAACACTCCAGACGGTCGTCGTACTGGTGAGCCATTTGCACCAGGTGCAAACCCTATGCATGGACGTGATACAAAAGGTGCACTAGCGTCACTATTATCTGTTGCAAAATTACCTTATGAAGATGCGCAAGATGGTATTTCTAATACATTCTCAATTATTCCAAAAGCACTTGGTAAAGAAGATGATGTACAAGTTAAAAACTTAGTATCTATGCTTGATGGATATGCAGTGAAAGAAGGACATCACTTAAACATTAACGTATTTAACCGTGAAACATTAATGGATGCAATGGAACATCCTGAAAAATATCCACAATTAACAATTCGTGTATCTGGTTACGCAGTTAACTTCATTAAATTAACTCGTGAACAACAAATCGATGTAATTAACCGTACAATGCATGAAAGTATGTAA
- a CDS encoding DsbA family oxidoreductase: protein MTLKIKVYSDYVCPFCFLGEKPLQEAIQGKDVEVEWMPFELRPYPAERIDPWNEPDKLGMFQSTIMPWAEQMGVDMKLPRLSPHPYTHTAFEGYQFAKEHGKGNEYQHRVFTAFFQEERNIGEIEVLVEIAGEVGLNQEAFRAALENHTYKAAHEKAVHHAYYEQGVQAVPTFIIGNSVVQGVRDKKTLEAVIEQELKKETTTLSEGMTCNIDGCE, encoded by the coding sequence ATGACGTTAAAAATAAAAGTCTATTCGGATTACGTTTGTCCATTTTGTTTTTTAGGTGAAAAGCCACTGCAAGAAGCAATTCAAGGAAAAGATGTAGAAGTAGAATGGATGCCGTTTGAATTACGACCATATCCAGCGGAGCGAATTGATCCATGGAATGAGCCAGATAAATTAGGGATGTTTCAAAGCACAATTATGCCATGGGCAGAGCAAATGGGTGTTGATATGAAACTGCCCCGACTTTCACCGCATCCATATACACATACAGCTTTTGAAGGATATCAATTTGCGAAAGAACATGGAAAAGGAAATGAGTATCAGCACCGTGTATTCACAGCATTTTTCCAAGAAGAACGAAATATCGGCGAAATTGAAGTGCTAGTAGAAATTGCTGGAGAAGTCGGATTGAATCAAGAAGCATTTCGAGCTGCTTTAGAAAATCACACATATAAAGCAGCTCATGAAAAAGCAGTACATCATGCATATTATGAACAGGGCGTACAAGCTGTACCAACATTTATTATTGGTAATAGCGTTGTCCAAGGTGTCCGAGATAAAAAAACGTTAGAAGCAGTGATTGAACAAGAATTGAAAAAAGAAACTACAACTTTGTCAGAAGGAATGACATGTAACATAGATGGCTGTGAGTGA
- a CDS encoding serine hydrolase domain-containing protein produces MNEEKDSVSVKARRPVTYIKRTVILIVLFSLVYFAFTKITPHNKKENALKATKEVKKETVQKQAEQPPEVPQQANKEVEQPVQGPPQEINENAQLDEYLKSKNFSGTAVVVKNGKVLLNKGYGLANQAKKILNNSETTFYIGSISKAFVATAIMQLKDQNKLQTEDTIAKYIPSFPRGSEVKLVHLLTHTSGIPEYEAGADDISHEELLKRIGQQKRLFNPGEKWKYSDSNYSILGYIVEKVSGQPLEEYIKQHIFDVVGMKNSGFGTELEKTKYPSTGYKIVNNNMTVPAIPSMSQLYGNGDIYTSANDLYLFNEALFSGKLISKESYNQMFTAFKKDYGFGWYVNPGSYSNHGVMPGWNCLNGFSRSGNAYVILLSNIQNNIKSFGTVNNDIYTMLQHIEV; encoded by the coding sequence ATGAATGAAGAAAAGGATAGTGTCAGTGTGAAAGCTCGTCGACCGGTTACATACATAAAAAGAACGGTCATTCTCATTGTATTGTTTTCGCTTGTATATTTTGCGTTTACAAAAATTACTCCACATAATAAGAAAGAGAATGCGTTAAAAGCAACTAAGGAAGTAAAGAAAGAAACGGTACAAAAACAAGCAGAACAACCTCCGGAAGTGCCACAGCAAGCTAATAAGGAAGTGGAACAACCTGTCCAAGGACCACCACAAGAAATTAACGAGAATGCCCAATTAGATGAGTATTTAAAGAGCAAAAATTTTAGTGGAACAGCAGTTGTTGTGAAAAATGGAAAAGTACTTTTGAATAAAGGGTACGGGCTGGCAAATCAGGCGAAAAAAATACTAAATAATTCAGAAACAACATTTTATATTGGCTCAATTTCAAAGGCATTCGTAGCGACAGCGATTATGCAGTTAAAAGATCAAAATAAACTTCAAACAGAGGATACAATAGCGAAATATATTCCTAGTTTTCCAAGAGGTAGCGAAGTTAAATTAGTTCATCTATTGACACATACATCTGGAATTCCTGAATATGAGGCAGGAGCAGATGATATTTCTCATGAGGAATTGTTGAAGCGAATTGGACAACAAAAACGTTTATTTAATCCAGGTGAAAAATGGAAGTATTCGGATTCCAATTATTCAATACTTGGTTACATTGTTGAGAAAGTTAGTGGACAACCATTAGAAGAATATATTAAACAACATATTTTTGATGTTGTAGGCATGAAAAATTCGGGTTTTGGTACTGAATTAGAGAAAACAAAGTATCCTTCTACTGGTTACAAGATTGTAAATAATAATATGACAGTACCTGCTATCCCGAGCATGTCACAATTATATGGAAATGGCGACATATATACGAGTGCAAATGATTTATACTTATTTAACGAAGCGCTATTTTCTGGGAAGCTAATATCCAAAGAAAGCTACAATCAAATGTTTACAGCATTTAAAAAAGATTATGGATTTGGATGGTATGTAAATCCGGGAAGTTACTCTAATCACGGTGTAATGCCGGGATGGAATTGTTTAAATGGATTTAGTAGAAGTGGTAATGCGTATGTTATTTTATTATCTAATATTCAAAATAACATTAAATCATTTGGTACGGTTAATAATGATATTTATACGATGTTGCAGCATATTGAAGTGTAA
- the nagE gene encoding N-acetylglucosamine-specific PTS transporter subunit IIBC, which translates to MLQFLQRIGKALMLPIAVLPAAGLLLRLGQPDVFDIPVMAQAGAAIFDNLALIFAIGVAIGLSVDGSGAAGLAGAIGYLVMKNTTNTLSVSYSTAELNDKLKSVQDLLGSVDPSKLADTMTKVSKASALTPKINMAILGGIIAGVVAGLLYNKFHKIKLPEWLGFFAGKRFVPIITSVVMLLLGLVFGQIWPTIQSGIDAVAHGIVNLDAIGAGLFGLLNRLLIPIGLHHVMNTYFWFVLGDFTNAAGDIVHGDIARFFAQDPSAGMFMTGFFPIMMFGLPAACFAMIAAAKPEKRKMVTGMLAGLALTSFLTGITEPIEFSFMFLSPVLYGIHAVLTGISLFVTTKLGIHDGFSFSAGAIDYFLNLGIATKPLLLAGIGLIYAAIYFAVFYFLIKKFNLKTPGREDDEELVEEDEDEVPVAGSIGETYVAALGGKDNLTVIDNCATRLRLQVKDANLVNEPALKRAGAKGVMKLSNTSVQVIVGTNVESVADDMKKHV; encoded by the coding sequence ATGTTGCAGTTTCTACAACGTATTGGTAAAGCGTTAATGCTTCCAATCGCAGTGTTACCAGCAGCAGGATTATTGCTTCGTTTAGGTCAACCAGACGTATTTGATATTCCTGTTATGGCACAGGCCGGTGCAGCAATTTTTGATAACTTAGCACTTATTTTTGCAATTGGTGTTGCAATCGGTTTATCTGTTGATGGTAGTGGTGCCGCAGGTCTTGCAGGTGCGATTGGTTATCTAGTTATGAAGAATACAACTAATACTTTAAGTGTTAGTTATTCAACAGCAGAATTAAATGATAAATTAAAAAGTGTTCAAGACTTACTCGGTTCAGTTGATCCAAGTAAGTTAGCAGATACAATGACAAAAGTTTCAAAAGCATCGGCTTTAACACCGAAGATAAATATGGCTATACTTGGTGGTATTATTGCAGGGGTTGTCGCTGGCTTATTATATAACAAATTCCATAAGATTAAATTACCAGAATGGTTAGGATTCTTTGCAGGAAAACGATTCGTGCCAATTATTACTTCTGTTGTCATGCTTCTTTTAGGATTAGTATTCGGTCAAATTTGGCCAACAATTCAAAGCGGTATTGATGCAGTAGCACACGGTATTGTAAACTTAGATGCAATCGGAGCTGGTCTATTCGGTTTATTAAATCGTCTATTAATTCCAATTGGTTTACACCATGTAATGAACACATATTTCTGGTTTGTACTTGGTGATTTTACAAATGCAGCAGGCGATATTGTTCATGGTGATATCGCACGCTTCTTTGCGCAAGATCCATCAGCAGGTATGTTTATGACTGGGTTCTTCCCAATTATGATGTTCGGTTTACCAGCAGCATGTTTCGCAATGATTGCAGCTGCTAAACCAGAAAAACGTAAAATGGTTACAGGAATGTTAGCTGGTCTTGCTTTAACATCATTCTTAACTGGTATTACAGAACCAATTGAATTCTCATTCATGTTCTTATCTCCAGTATTATATGGTATTCATGCTGTATTAACAGGTATTTCGTTATTTGTAACAACAAAACTTGGTATTCACGATGGTTTCTCATTTAGTGCCGGTGCGATTGATTATTTCTTAAACTTAGGTATTGCAACAAAACCGTTATTATTAGCGGGAATTGGTTTGATTTATGCAGCAATTTACTTTGCGGTATTCTATTTCTTAATTAAGAAATTTAACTTAAAAACTCCAGGTCGTGAAGATGATGAGGAGTTAGTAGAAGAAGATGAAGATGAAGTACCAGTTGCAGGATCTATCGGTGAAACTTACGTAGCAGCATTAGGCGGAAAAGACAACTTAACCGTTATTGATAACTGTGCGACTCGTTTACGCCTACAAGTCAAAGATGCAAACTTAGTAAATGAGCCAGCATTAAAACGTGCAGGTGCAAAAGGTGTTATGAAATTAAGTAATACAAGCGTGCAGGTTATCGTAGGTACAAACGTTGAATCTGTAGCTGATGATATGAAAAAACATGTATAA
- the glsA gene encoding glutaminase A, whose product MQCIEINNLQQLLEQVKPYTKKGKLATYIPELGNANPDDLGIAIYHKETEYIHAGNSQTLFTLQSISKVITLALALLDRGEEYVFSKVGMEPTGDPFNSIIKLETTSPSKPLNPMINAGALAITSMLTGDSNEEKMERILRFVRDITDNPTINYSSKVAISELETAYLNRSLCYYMKQNGIIDGNIEELMDLYTRQCAIEVNCIDLARIGLIFAMDGYDPYKKKQIIPRHITKICKTFMVTCGMYNESGEFAIRVGIPAKSGVAGGIFGCVKGEMGIGIFGPALDANGNSIAGFKILELLSAQEGWSIF is encoded by the coding sequence ATGCAGTGCATCGAGATAAATAACTTGCAACAGCTGTTAGAACAAGTAAAGCCATATACAAAAAAAGGTAAACTTGCTACTTATATCCCCGAACTAGGAAATGCAAATCCAGACGATTTAGGGATCGCTATCTACCATAAAGAGACAGAATATATCCATGCTGGTAACTCACAAACACTCTTCACCCTTCAAAGCATTTCAAAAGTAATTACACTTGCTCTTGCTCTTCTAGATCGCGGTGAAGAATATGTATTCTCTAAAGTTGGAATGGAGCCCACTGGTGACCCATTCAATTCTATTATTAAGCTAGAAACAACTAGCCCTTCTAAACCTCTTAATCCAATGATTAACGCTGGTGCGCTAGCTATTACAAGTATGCTTACAGGAGATAGTAACGAAGAGAAGATGGAACGAATTCTCCGCTTCGTACGTGATATTACAGACAATCCTACAATTAACTACTCTTCAAAAGTAGCCATCTCTGAACTAGAAACTGCTTACTTAAATCGTTCTCTTTGCTACTATATGAAGCAAAATGGCATCATTGATGGCAATATCGAGGAATTAATGGATTTATACACACGTCAATGTGCTATTGAAGTAAACTGTATTGATTTAGCACGTATTGGTTTAATCTTCGCAATGGATGGCTACGATCCATATAAGAAAAAACAAATTATTCCAAGACATATCACAAAAATTTGCAAAACATTTATGGTAACATGTGGCATGTACAACGAATCTGGTGAATTTGCAATCCGCGTTGGTATTCCCGCAAAAAGTGGGGTAGCCGGTGGTATTTTTGGCTGCGTAAAAGGCGAAATGGGAATCGGTATTTTTGGACCAGCTCTAGATGCAAATGGAAATAGTATCGCTGGATTTAAAATATTAGAGTTACTCTCCGCTCAGGAAGGTTGGAGTATTTTTTAA
- a CDS encoding DUF3969 family protein: MKLIFQMEEQPVLEKTILLFILSIVESLKLKVVSPDEAYRYIFNLEVLELLMDRNIDDQVLELIHFGMGLEDIHHVLPEELEPSIEELKWRCIQVLGEYGMYEESQQLIEDIR; this comes from the coding sequence ATGAAACTTATTTTTCAAATGGAGGAACAGCCTGTCCTAGAAAAAACCATCCTTCTTTTTATACTCAGTATTGTAGAAAGCCTAAAATTAAAAGTTGTTTCCCCCGATGAGGCTTATCGATACATATTCAATTTAGAAGTATTGGAATTATTAATGGATCGAAATATTGATGATCAAGTACTAGAGCTTATTCATTTTGGAATGGGGCTTGAAGACATTCATCATGTCCTTCCCGAAGAACTTGAACCAAGTATTGAGGAATTAAAATGGCGTTGCATTCAAGTTCTAGGTGAATATGGCATGTATGAAGAATCACAGCAATTAATTGAGGACATCCGCTAA
- the ytaF gene encoding sporulation membrane protein YtaF codes for MSTASLFSIFLIGIASNLDNAGVGIAYGIRKIRISGFNNFIIAFFGFLFALLAGFFGSWISLFISDFIANLIGALVLGIIGVFVLCQPLLSKQGEVSEKDGSVMGILRNPENADFDRSKTISFSEALVLGVALSINNLAGGFDAGVTNLNLWWTAIISGTFSFICISGFSYIGKRFLAEYLGKWATIIAGILLILIGIDQLM; via the coding sequence ATGAGTACAGCCAGTTTATTTTCAATTTTTTTGATTGGAATTGCTTCTAATTTAGATAATGCAGGTGTAGGTATTGCGTATGGGATTCGCAAGATTCGAATTTCTGGATTTAATAATTTTATCATCGCCTTTTTTGGTTTCTTGTTTGCTCTATTGGCTGGCTTTTTTGGAAGTTGGATTTCATTGTTTATTTCAGATTTTATCGCAAATTTAATTGGTGCACTTGTACTCGGGATAATTGGGGTATTTGTTTTATGTCAACCCTTACTTAGTAAGCAAGGGGAGGTATCAGAGAAAGATGGAAGCGTGATGGGAATATTACGTAATCCTGAGAATGCTGATTTTGATAGATCTAAAACAATCAGTTTTTCTGAAGCATTGGTATTAGGTGTTGCATTATCAATTAATAATCTTGCAGGGGGATTTGATGCGGGAGTAACCAACTTGAATCTTTGGTGGACTGCAATTATCTCAGGTACATTTAGTTTCATTTGTATTAGCGGTTTTTCCTATATAGGGAAGAGATTTTTAGCGGAATACTTAGGAAAATGGGCAACAATTATTGCGGGCATTTTACTAATTCTTATCGGAATCGATCAATTGATGTGA
- a CDS encoding DUF1232 domain-containing protein: MSTQNPNDKLGTLLKKLLKERALSMRQLGTLTNIDPSTISRIINGKQQAKQKHLQKFAECLQIPPQVLYDAIYTDSPHTKKEKTDMYTSLDAIQQTLQSSNLFDYEYTTTRVKQELENYERYAQTTEGQRRIHESFSTKLEQIDSTGPFIEQLTDMYHQFCKESTPLNERAIIGSALLYFVLSTDIIPDYIFPIGYLDDAIAVELAKEKLADIKKKT, translated from the coding sequence ATGTCTACTCAAAATCCAAATGATAAACTTGGTACCTTATTAAAAAAATTATTAAAAGAACGTGCCTTATCTATGCGCCAATTAGGAACACTTACAAACATTGATCCTTCCACAATTTCAAGAATTATAAATGGTAAACAACAAGCAAAACAAAAACACCTGCAAAAATTTGCAGAATGTCTGCAAATTCCACCGCAAGTGTTATATGATGCAATCTATACAGATTCCCCTCATACAAAAAAAGAAAAAACAGATATGTACACATCACTTGATGCAATTCAACAAACATTACAATCCTCCAACTTATTTGATTATGAGTACACAACAACTCGTGTGAAACAGGAACTTGAAAATTATGAAAGATATGCACAAACAACAGAAGGTCAGAGACGCATTCATGAGAGTTTCTCAACAAAACTAGAGCAAATTGATAGTACAGGTCCTTTCATTGAGCAATTAACAGATATGTATCATCAATTTTGCAAAGAGTCCACTCCTCTCAATGAGCGTGCTATCATTGGAAGTGCCCTACTGTACTTTGTTTTATCAACAGACATTATTCCAGATTATATATTTCCAATTGGCTATTTGGATGATGCAATTGCAGTTGAGTTAGCAAAAGAGAAATTGGCTGATATAAAGAAGAAAACTTAG
- a CDS encoding amino acid permease, translating into MEKQNQELKRELKSRHIFMIALGGVIGTGLFLGSGYTIHEAGPGGAIVAYLVGSFVMYLTMLCLGELAVAMPNAGSYQMYATKYISPAVGYVVGWMSWLNWAATIGIELIAVSILMKRWFPHVPSWIWCVVFAVLLFSINALSSRSFAEVEFWIAGIKVITIIAFIILGGAAMFGFLHMKGNDAAPMLSNFTDHGGLFPNGLKAILITMIAVNFSFQGTEIVGITAGESENPEKTIPKAIRNTAWRIFIFFILSMFILAGLFPWEKAGLVESPFVVVFDKIGIPYAADIMNFVIITAVLSVANSGLYATSRMLWSMSKQGMISPIFGKLSKNGVPIYALLTSTIFGCLSLLSGIYAEDTVYLWLLSIAGFGGILVWASIGLSNFLSRRMYVKQGGDIKDLKFKTPLYPFVPLLCFGLNMTVIVGMAFIPDQRMALYCGVPFMIVCLLFYRVTKNKKKSMEHIEKKDTVEVKSL; encoded by the coding sequence ATGGAAAAGCAAAATCAGGAGTTAAAGCGAGAGCTAAAAAGTCGACACATATTTATGATTGCACTTGGAGGGGTTATTGGCACAGGTCTTTTCTTAGGATCAGGTTATACAATTCATGAAGCAGGGCCAGGCGGTGCGATTGTAGCGTATCTTGTTGGGAGCTTTGTTATGTATTTAACGATGCTTTGTCTTGGAGAGTTAGCTGTTGCTATGCCGAATGCAGGATCTTATCAAATGTATGCTACAAAGTATATTTCGCCTGCGGTAGGTTATGTAGTTGGTTGGATGTCATGGTTAAACTGGGCTGCTACGATAGGGATTGAGTTGATTGCAGTAAGTATTTTAATGAAGCGCTGGTTTCCGCATGTACCATCTTGGATATGGTGCGTCGTGTTTGCAGTCCTTCTTTTTTCGATTAATGCATTATCCTCACGGAGTTTTGCAGAGGTTGAGTTTTGGATTGCCGGCATTAAAGTAATTACAATTATTGCATTTATTATTTTAGGCGGGGCAGCGATGTTTGGATTTTTACATATGAAAGGAAATGACGCAGCACCGATGCTTTCAAACTTTACTGATCACGGGGGACTGTTCCCGAATGGACTGAAAGCGATTCTAATTACCATGATTGCCGTTAATTTCTCCTTTCAGGGGACCGAGATTGTTGGGATTACGGCCGGTGAGAGTGAAAACCCGGAGAAAACCATTCCGAAAGCAATTAGAAATACAGCTTGGCGTATATTCATTTTCTTTATACTTTCTATGTTCATACTCGCTGGGTTATTCCCATGGGAAAAAGCGGGATTAGTAGAAAGTCCATTCGTAGTTGTATTTGATAAAATTGGGATTCCGTATGCCGCAGATATTATGAACTTTGTTATTATTACAGCGGTGTTATCGGTAGCAAATTCGGGCTTATATGCAACTTCTCGTATGCTTTGGTCTATGTCGAAGCAAGGGATGATTAGTCCAATTTTTGGGAAGTTATCTAAAAACGGTGTTCCTATTTATGCATTACTTACAAGTACAATTTTTGGTTGTCTTTCTTTATTATCTGGTATATATGCAGAGGATACAGTTTATTTATGGCTTCTTTCTATTGCAGGATTCGGTGGAATACTAGTCTGGGCATCGATTGGTTTATCAAATTTTCTTAGTAGAAGAATGTACGTAAAGCAAGGCGGGGATATTAAGGATTTGAAATTTAAAACGCCGTTGTATCCGTTTGTGCCGCTTCTTTGTTTCGGATTAAATATGACTGTAATTGTGGGCATGGCTTTTATTCCAGATCAACGTATGGCATTGTATTGTGGTGTTCCATTTATGATTGTTTGTTTACTGTTTTACCGTGTTACAAAAAATAAGAAAAAATCAATGGAACACATTGAAAAGAAGGACACAGTAGAAGTAAAAAGTTTATGA